One region of Drosophila teissieri strain GT53w chromosome 2L, Prin_Dtei_1.1, whole genome shotgun sequence genomic DNA includes:
- the LOC122623333 gene encoding NAD kinase 2, mitochondrial isoform X1 codes for MLKSKQLLQQFSKEYAKYTPTNFKLKRALVVTKLSRYEFEQLRHPELSPDQLQQKLRDRGTDVEMVLHLHKVHKDFERRVVQSFQDVGCEVKLSSRLEFRSSLSKDVMSWADVIVPVGGDGTFLLSAGRASPLFALSQQKTPIVGFNSDPLHSEGRLMLPKHYSDNPADAVSRIKSGDFKWMHRSRVRTTMLGSNGKIPEPTDLFRHTEVKMEQVSTAPEMLDQDMAYKYKAKMKRVLPYLALNEVFIGEHLSARVSHLQLVLDHQDMVNKTKCSGLCVSTGTGSTSWHTSINRITSRDVDDLLRSLPNGNSKNVMIMRQNAEEIAQRYNQGLLFAPDDPRLCYSIREQICVGVWPSPKTFKERDFVQTVFVKSHCIDANLVIDGSISFPFNDGAKALLEVHPEDALLTIALD; via the exons ATGTTGAAGTCGAAGCAGTTACTCCAACAGTTTTCCAAAG AGTACGCAAAGTATACGCCGACCAACTTCAAGCTTAAGCGGGCCCTGGTCGTCACCAAGTTGTCCCGCTATGAGTTCGAGCAGCTACGCCACCCGGAACTATCTCCGGATCAGCTCCAGCAAAAGCTCCGTGACCGGGGCACCGATGTGGAGATGGTCCTGCACCTGCACAAGGTGCACAAGGACTTCGAGCGGCGGGTCGTGCAGAGCTTTCAGGACGTTGGCTGCGAGGTGAAGTTGTCCAGCAG ACTTGAATTTAGAAGCTCGTTGAGCAAGGACGTCATGAGCTGGGCGGACGTCATCGTGCCGGTAGGCGGCGATGGCACTTTCCTTCTCTCTGCCGGACGCGCCAGTCCGCTCTTTGCGCTCAGCCAGCAGAAGACGCCGATCGTCGGCTTCAACTCGGATCCGCTTCACTCGGAGGGTCGACTCATGCTGCCCAAGCACTACTCGGATAATCCGGCCGACGCCGTCTCCCGTATCAAGAGC GGCGATTTCAAGTGGATGCATCGCTCGCGGGTGCGGACTACCATGCTGGGTAGCAATGGCAAAATTCCGGAGCCAACTGACCTTTTCCGGCATACGGAGGTCAAGATGGAGCAGGTCAGCACTGCACCCGAAATGCTGGACCAGGATATGGCCTACAAGTACAAGGCCAAGATGAAACGCGTACTTCCTTACTTGGCTTTAAACGAG GTATTTATTGGTGAGCATCTATCGGCTCGAGTGTCCCACTTGCAACTGGTGCTGGACCACCAGGACATGGTGAACAAGACTAAATGCTCCGGATTGTGCGTCAGCACGGGAACGGGCTCAACATCCTGGCACACCAGCATTAATCGCATCACCAGCCGGGATGTGGACGACCTGTTACGCTCCCTGCCGAACGGCAATTCAAAGAACGTGATGATAATGCGCCAAAATGCGGAGGAGATCGCCCAGAGATACAACCAGGGCCTGCTGTTCGCTCCAGACGACCCGCGCCTCTGCTATTCGATCCGGGAGCAAATCTGCGTGGGCGTCTGGCCTTCGCCAAAGACTTTTAAGGAGCGCGATTTTGTGCAGACCGTGTTTGTCAAGTCGCATTGCATCGATGCCA ACCTGGTTATAGATGGCAGCATTTCGTTCCCCTTTAACGATGGCGCCAAGGCTTTGCTAGAGGTTCACCCAGAGGATGCCCTTCTGACCATCGCTTTAGACTGA
- the LOC122623333 gene encoding NAD kinase 2, mitochondrial isoform X4: MLQNGRKIVPEGLKYAKYTPTNFKLKRALVVTKLSRYEFEQLRHPELSPDQLQQKLRDRGTDVEMVLHLHKVHKDFERRVVQSFQDVGCEVKLSSRSSLSKDVMSWADVIVPVGGDGTFLLSAGRASPLFALSQQKTPIVGFNSDPLHSEGRLMLPKHYSDNPADAVSRIKSGDFKWMHRSRVRTTMLGSNGKIPEPTDLFRHTEVKMEQVSTAPEMLDQDMAYKYKAKMKRVLPYLALNEVFIGEHLSARVSHLQLVLDHQDMVNKTKCSGLCVSTGTGSTSWHTSINRITSRDVDDLLRSLPNGNSKNVMIMRQNAEEIAQRYNQGLLFAPDDPRLCYSIREQICVGVWPSPKTFKERDFVQTVFVKSHCIDANLVIDGSISFPFNDGAKALLEVHPEDALLTIALD; encoded by the exons ATGCTCCAAAACGGCAGGAAGATTGTTCCTGAGGGGTTGA AGTACGCAAAGTATACGCCGACCAACTTCAAGCTTAAGCGGGCCCTGGTCGTCACCAAGTTGTCCCGCTATGAGTTCGAGCAGCTACGCCACCCGGAACTATCTCCGGATCAGCTCCAGCAAAAGCTCCGTGACCGGGGCACCGATGTGGAGATGGTCCTGCACCTGCACAAGGTGCACAAGGACTTCGAGCGGCGGGTCGTGCAGAGCTTTCAGGACGTTGGCTGCGAGGTGAAGTTGTCCAGCAG AAGCTCGTTGAGCAAGGACGTCATGAGCTGGGCGGACGTCATCGTGCCGGTAGGCGGCGATGGCACTTTCCTTCTCTCTGCCGGACGCGCCAGTCCGCTCTTTGCGCTCAGCCAGCAGAAGACGCCGATCGTCGGCTTCAACTCGGATCCGCTTCACTCGGAGGGTCGACTCATGCTGCCCAAGCACTACTCGGATAATCCGGCCGACGCCGTCTCCCGTATCAAGAGC GGCGATTTCAAGTGGATGCATCGCTCGCGGGTGCGGACTACCATGCTGGGTAGCAATGGCAAAATTCCGGAGCCAACTGACCTTTTCCGGCATACGGAGGTCAAGATGGAGCAGGTCAGCACTGCACCCGAAATGCTGGACCAGGATATGGCCTACAAGTACAAGGCCAAGATGAAACGCGTACTTCCTTACTTGGCTTTAAACGAG GTATTTATTGGTGAGCATCTATCGGCTCGAGTGTCCCACTTGCAACTGGTGCTGGACCACCAGGACATGGTGAACAAGACTAAATGCTCCGGATTGTGCGTCAGCACGGGAACGGGCTCAACATCCTGGCACACCAGCATTAATCGCATCACCAGCCGGGATGTGGACGACCTGTTACGCTCCCTGCCGAACGGCAATTCAAAGAACGTGATGATAATGCGCCAAAATGCGGAGGAGATCGCCCAGAGATACAACCAGGGCCTGCTGTTCGCTCCAGACGACCCGCGCCTCTGCTATTCGATCCGGGAGCAAATCTGCGTGGGCGTCTGGCCTTCGCCAAAGACTTTTAAGGAGCGCGATTTTGTGCAGACCGTGTTTGTCAAGTCGCATTGCATCGATGCCA ACCTGGTTATAGATGGCAGCATTTCGTTCCCCTTTAACGATGGCGCCAAGGCTTTGCTAGAGGTTCACCCAGAGGATGCCCTTCTGACCATCGCTTTAGACTGA
- the LOC122623568 gene encoding uncharacterized protein LOC122623568 isoform X3, which produces MTDFNASGVMLPLDDYYQQCVVPKPKIPPRYSSNDVSKGGKRQAGHLRSYMNLDQSGDDDVEDKDFQGAIFQENGATEIDTNVAQINFEINDFDKMYWEQDSHSSEASQSCALGRMYGNNVNRPLEADPLSPYDQARGHVRSRLDLRDGSRLHNNFNQRSNHQYNLHNRHKFHRRQQQAQNSKYTHQAPSELRGRTINIVPDTYDWSASSSIGSLIKSASLIPDNRVKNRLPCETITRYSDISKDIIAGEAQDIHRPQTGLDSASVDSESMKVSKMAHNVMLLLKSVAQQNNQGDCCDSFKSTTSLFKNIDWINGPVEEFQSVAIPELNGRDVQQRFN; this is translated from the exons ATGACGGATTTTAATGCATCCGGAGTCATGCTGCCTTTGG ATGACTACTACCAACAGTGCGTagtgccaaaacccaaaaTACCGCCCCGATACTCAAGTAATGACGTCTCCAAGGGCGGTAAACGCCAGGCGGGACACTTGCGCTCCTACATGAACCTGGATCAAAGTGGCGACGACGACGTTGAAGACAAAGATTTCCAGGGCGCCATTTTCCAAGAAAATGGCGCCACCGAGATCGATACTAATGTCGCGCAAATCAACTTTGAGATAAATGACTTTGATAAGATGTACTGGGAGCAGGACTCCCACAGCTCGGAGGCCTCCCAAAGCTGCGCATTGGGGCGTATGTATGGTAACAACGTCAATCGGCCATTAGAAGCAGATCCACTATCGCCCTATGACCAGGCACGTGGTCATGTTAGGTCGCGCCTTGATCTGAGAGATGGCTCTCGACTCCATAATAATTTTAACCAAAGGAGCAACCATCAGTACAATCTCCATAATCGCCACAAATTCCATCGTCGTCAGCAGCAAGCCCAAAACTCCAAG TATACCCACCAGGCACCCAGTGAACTGCGTGGCAGGACCATCAACATTGTTCCTGACACCTACGACTGGAGCGCCTCCAGCTCGATCGGCTCTTTAATTAAATCGGCGTCCCTTATTCCGGATAATCGTGTCAAGAACCGTTTGCCCTGTGAAACCATCACGCGTTACTCGGATATCTCGAAGGATATAATAGCTGGAGAAGCACAGGATATTCATAGGCCGCAGACTGGTCTAGACTCCGCCTCAGTTGATTCCGAGAGCATGAAAGTCAGTAAAATGGCCCATAACGTGATGCTCTTGCTAAAGAGCGTTGCCCAGCAAAACAACCAGGGAGACTGCTGTGACTCTTTCAAG tctACGACTTCTTTATTTAAGAACATCGACTGGATAAACGGGCCGGTGGAGGAATTCCAAAGTGTCGCAATTCCTGAACTTAATGGAAGGGACGTACAGCAGCGTTTTAACTAG
- the LOC122623568 gene encoding uncharacterized protein LOC122623568 isoform X1 — protein sequence MTDFNASGVMLPLDDYYQQCVVPKPKIPPRYSSNDVSKGGKRQAGHLRSYMNLDQSGDDDVEDKDFQGAIFQENGATEIDTNVAQINFEINDFDKMYWEQDSHSSEASQSCALGRMYGNNVNRPLEADPLSPYDQARGHVRSRLDLRDGSRLHNNFNQRSNHQYNLHNRHKFHRRQQQAQNSKVQSLRTAYNALSSQKIPPNQQTDILMNINNHFQYTHQAPSELRGRTINIVPDTYDWSASSSIGSLIKSASLIPDNRVKNRLPCETITRYSDISKDIIAGEAQDIHRPQTGLDSASVDSESMKVSKMAHNVMLLLKSVAQQNNQGDCCDSFKSTTSLFKNIDWINGPVEEFQSVAIPELNGRDVQQRFN from the exons ATGACGGATTTTAATGCATCCGGAGTCATGCTGCCTTTGG ATGACTACTACCAACAGTGCGTagtgccaaaacccaaaaTACCGCCCCGATACTCAAGTAATGACGTCTCCAAGGGCGGTAAACGCCAGGCGGGACACTTGCGCTCCTACATGAACCTGGATCAAAGTGGCGACGACGACGTTGAAGACAAAGATTTCCAGGGCGCCATTTTCCAAGAAAATGGCGCCACCGAGATCGATACTAATGTCGCGCAAATCAACTTTGAGATAAATGACTTTGATAAGATGTACTGGGAGCAGGACTCCCACAGCTCGGAGGCCTCCCAAAGCTGCGCATTGGGGCGTATGTATGGTAACAACGTCAATCGGCCATTAGAAGCAGATCCACTATCGCCCTATGACCAGGCACGTGGTCATGTTAGGTCGCGCCTTGATCTGAGAGATGGCTCTCGACTCCATAATAATTTTAACCAAAGGAGCAACCATCAGTACAATCTCCATAATCGCCACAAATTCCATCGTCGTCAGCAGCAAGCCCAAAACTCCAAGGTGCAGAGCCTACGCACTGCCTACAATGCCTTAAGCAGTCAAAAAATTCCTCCCAATCAACAAACTGACATACTAATGAATATAAACAATCACTTCCAGTATACCCACCAGGCACCCAGTGAACTGCGTGGCAGGACCATCAACATTGTTCCTGACACCTACGACTGGAGCGCCTCCAGCTCGATCGGCTCTTTAATTAAATCGGCGTCCCTTATTCCGGATAATCGTGTCAAGAACCGTTTGCCCTGTGAAACCATCACGCGTTACTCGGATATCTCGAAGGATATAATAGCTGGAGAAGCACAGGATATTCATAGGCCGCAGACTGGTCTAGACTCCGCCTCAGTTGATTCCGAGAGCATGAAAGTCAGTAAAATGGCCCATAACGTGATGCTCTTGCTAAAGAGCGTTGCCCAGCAAAACAACCAGGGAGACTGCTGTGACTCTTTCAAG tctACGACTTCTTTATTTAAGAACATCGACTGGATAAACGGGCCGGTGGAGGAATTCCAAAGTGTCGCAATTCCTGAACTTAATGGAAGGGACGTACAGCAGCGTTTTAACTAG
- the LOC122623333 gene encoding NAD kinase 2, mitochondrial isoform X3 — protein MLKSKQLLQQFSKEYAKYTPTNFKLKRALVVTKLSRYEFEQLRHPELSPDQLQQKLRDRGTDVEMVLHLHKVHKDFERRVVQSFQDVGCEVKLSSRSSLSKDVMSWADVIVPVGGDGTFLLSAGRASPLFALSQQKTPIVGFNSDPLHSEGRLMLPKHYSDNPADAVSRIKSGDFKWMHRSRVRTTMLGSNGKIPEPTDLFRHTEVKMEQVSTAPEMLDQDMAYKYKAKMKRVLPYLALNEVFIGEHLSARVSHLQLVLDHQDMVNKTKCSGLCVSTGTGSTSWHTSINRITSRDVDDLLRSLPNGNSKNVMIMRQNAEEIAQRYNQGLLFAPDDPRLCYSIREQICVGVWPSPKTFKERDFVQTVFVKSHCIDANLVIDGSISFPFNDGAKALLEVHPEDALLTIALD, from the exons ATGTTGAAGTCGAAGCAGTTACTCCAACAGTTTTCCAAAG AGTACGCAAAGTATACGCCGACCAACTTCAAGCTTAAGCGGGCCCTGGTCGTCACCAAGTTGTCCCGCTATGAGTTCGAGCAGCTACGCCACCCGGAACTATCTCCGGATCAGCTCCAGCAAAAGCTCCGTGACCGGGGCACCGATGTGGAGATGGTCCTGCACCTGCACAAGGTGCACAAGGACTTCGAGCGGCGGGTCGTGCAGAGCTTTCAGGACGTTGGCTGCGAGGTGAAGTTGTCCAGCAG AAGCTCGTTGAGCAAGGACGTCATGAGCTGGGCGGACGTCATCGTGCCGGTAGGCGGCGATGGCACTTTCCTTCTCTCTGCCGGACGCGCCAGTCCGCTCTTTGCGCTCAGCCAGCAGAAGACGCCGATCGTCGGCTTCAACTCGGATCCGCTTCACTCGGAGGGTCGACTCATGCTGCCCAAGCACTACTCGGATAATCCGGCCGACGCCGTCTCCCGTATCAAGAGC GGCGATTTCAAGTGGATGCATCGCTCGCGGGTGCGGACTACCATGCTGGGTAGCAATGGCAAAATTCCGGAGCCAACTGACCTTTTCCGGCATACGGAGGTCAAGATGGAGCAGGTCAGCACTGCACCCGAAATGCTGGACCAGGATATGGCCTACAAGTACAAGGCCAAGATGAAACGCGTACTTCCTTACTTGGCTTTAAACGAG GTATTTATTGGTGAGCATCTATCGGCTCGAGTGTCCCACTTGCAACTGGTGCTGGACCACCAGGACATGGTGAACAAGACTAAATGCTCCGGATTGTGCGTCAGCACGGGAACGGGCTCAACATCCTGGCACACCAGCATTAATCGCATCACCAGCCGGGATGTGGACGACCTGTTACGCTCCCTGCCGAACGGCAATTCAAAGAACGTGATGATAATGCGCCAAAATGCGGAGGAGATCGCCCAGAGATACAACCAGGGCCTGCTGTTCGCTCCAGACGACCCGCGCCTCTGCTATTCGATCCGGGAGCAAATCTGCGTGGGCGTCTGGCCTTCGCCAAAGACTTTTAAGGAGCGCGATTTTGTGCAGACCGTGTTTGTCAAGTCGCATTGCATCGATGCCA ACCTGGTTATAGATGGCAGCATTTCGTTCCCCTTTAACGATGGCGCCAAGGCTTTGCTAGAGGTTCACCCAGAGGATGCCCTTCTGACCATCGCTTTAGACTGA
- the LOC122623568 gene encoding uncharacterized protein LOC122623568 isoform X2: MTDFNASGVMLPLDDYYQQCVVPKPKIPPRYSSNDVSKGGKRQAGHLRSYMNLDQSGDDDVEDKDFQGAIFQENGATEIDTNVAQINFEINDFDKMYWEQDSHSSEASQSCALGRMYGNNVNRPLEADPLSPYDQARGHVRSRLDLRDGSRLHNNFNQRSNHQYNLHNRHKFHRRQQQAQNSKVQSLRTAYNALSSQKIPPNQQTDILMNINNHFQYTHQAPSELRGRTINIVPDTYDWSASSSIGSLIKSASLIPDNRVKNRLPCETITRYSDISKDIIAGEAQDIHRPQTGLDSASVDSESMKVSKMAHNVMLLLKSVAQQNNQGDCCDSFKNIDWINGPVEEFQSVAIPELNGRDVQQRFN, translated from the exons ATGACGGATTTTAATGCATCCGGAGTCATGCTGCCTTTGG ATGACTACTACCAACAGTGCGTagtgccaaaacccaaaaTACCGCCCCGATACTCAAGTAATGACGTCTCCAAGGGCGGTAAACGCCAGGCGGGACACTTGCGCTCCTACATGAACCTGGATCAAAGTGGCGACGACGACGTTGAAGACAAAGATTTCCAGGGCGCCATTTTCCAAGAAAATGGCGCCACCGAGATCGATACTAATGTCGCGCAAATCAACTTTGAGATAAATGACTTTGATAAGATGTACTGGGAGCAGGACTCCCACAGCTCGGAGGCCTCCCAAAGCTGCGCATTGGGGCGTATGTATGGTAACAACGTCAATCGGCCATTAGAAGCAGATCCACTATCGCCCTATGACCAGGCACGTGGTCATGTTAGGTCGCGCCTTGATCTGAGAGATGGCTCTCGACTCCATAATAATTTTAACCAAAGGAGCAACCATCAGTACAATCTCCATAATCGCCACAAATTCCATCGTCGTCAGCAGCAAGCCCAAAACTCCAAGGTGCAGAGCCTACGCACTGCCTACAATGCCTTAAGCAGTCAAAAAATTCCTCCCAATCAACAAACTGACATACTAATGAATATAAACAATCACTTCCAGTATACCCACCAGGCACCCAGTGAACTGCGTGGCAGGACCATCAACATTGTTCCTGACACCTACGACTGGAGCGCCTCCAGCTCGATCGGCTCTTTAATTAAATCGGCGTCCCTTATTCCGGATAATCGTGTCAAGAACCGTTTGCCCTGTGAAACCATCACGCGTTACTCGGATATCTCGAAGGATATAATAGCTGGAGAAGCACAGGATATTCATAGGCCGCAGACTGGTCTAGACTCCGCCTCAGTTGATTCCGAGAGCATGAAAGTCAGTAAAATGGCCCATAACGTGATGCTCTTGCTAAAGAGCGTTGCCCAGCAAAACAACCAGGGAGACTGCTGTGACTCTTTCAAG AACATCGACTGGATAAACGGGCCGGTGGAGGAATTCCAAAGTGTCGCAATTCCTGAACTTAATGGAAGGGACGTACAGCAGCGTTTTAACTAG
- the LOC122623333 gene encoding NAD kinase 2, mitochondrial isoform X2, whose protein sequence is MLQNGRKIVPEGLKYAKYTPTNFKLKRALVVTKLSRYEFEQLRHPELSPDQLQQKLRDRGTDVEMVLHLHKVHKDFERRVVQSFQDVGCEVKLSSRLEFRSSLSKDVMSWADVIVPVGGDGTFLLSAGRASPLFALSQQKTPIVGFNSDPLHSEGRLMLPKHYSDNPADAVSRIKSGDFKWMHRSRVRTTMLGSNGKIPEPTDLFRHTEVKMEQVSTAPEMLDQDMAYKYKAKMKRVLPYLALNEVFIGEHLSARVSHLQLVLDHQDMVNKTKCSGLCVSTGTGSTSWHTSINRITSRDVDDLLRSLPNGNSKNVMIMRQNAEEIAQRYNQGLLFAPDDPRLCYSIREQICVGVWPSPKTFKERDFVQTVFVKSHCIDANLVIDGSISFPFNDGAKALLEVHPEDALLTIALD, encoded by the exons ATGCTCCAAAACGGCAGGAAGATTGTTCCTGAGGGGTTGA AGTACGCAAAGTATACGCCGACCAACTTCAAGCTTAAGCGGGCCCTGGTCGTCACCAAGTTGTCCCGCTATGAGTTCGAGCAGCTACGCCACCCGGAACTATCTCCGGATCAGCTCCAGCAAAAGCTCCGTGACCGGGGCACCGATGTGGAGATGGTCCTGCACCTGCACAAGGTGCACAAGGACTTCGAGCGGCGGGTCGTGCAGAGCTTTCAGGACGTTGGCTGCGAGGTGAAGTTGTCCAGCAG ACTTGAATTTAGAAGCTCGTTGAGCAAGGACGTCATGAGCTGGGCGGACGTCATCGTGCCGGTAGGCGGCGATGGCACTTTCCTTCTCTCTGCCGGACGCGCCAGTCCGCTCTTTGCGCTCAGCCAGCAGAAGACGCCGATCGTCGGCTTCAACTCGGATCCGCTTCACTCGGAGGGTCGACTCATGCTGCCCAAGCACTACTCGGATAATCCGGCCGACGCCGTCTCCCGTATCAAGAGC GGCGATTTCAAGTGGATGCATCGCTCGCGGGTGCGGACTACCATGCTGGGTAGCAATGGCAAAATTCCGGAGCCAACTGACCTTTTCCGGCATACGGAGGTCAAGATGGAGCAGGTCAGCACTGCACCCGAAATGCTGGACCAGGATATGGCCTACAAGTACAAGGCCAAGATGAAACGCGTACTTCCTTACTTGGCTTTAAACGAG GTATTTATTGGTGAGCATCTATCGGCTCGAGTGTCCCACTTGCAACTGGTGCTGGACCACCAGGACATGGTGAACAAGACTAAATGCTCCGGATTGTGCGTCAGCACGGGAACGGGCTCAACATCCTGGCACACCAGCATTAATCGCATCACCAGCCGGGATGTGGACGACCTGTTACGCTCCCTGCCGAACGGCAATTCAAAGAACGTGATGATAATGCGCCAAAATGCGGAGGAGATCGCCCAGAGATACAACCAGGGCCTGCTGTTCGCTCCAGACGACCCGCGCCTCTGCTATTCGATCCGGGAGCAAATCTGCGTGGGCGTCTGGCCTTCGCCAAAGACTTTTAAGGAGCGCGATTTTGTGCAGACCGTGTTTGTCAAGTCGCATTGCATCGATGCCA ACCTGGTTATAGATGGCAGCATTTCGTTCCCCTTTAACGATGGCGCCAAGGCTTTGCTAGAGGTTCACCCAGAGGATGCCCTTCTGACCATCGCTTTAGACTGA